Sequence from the Candidatus Cloacimonadota bacterium genome:
GCCTGCTGATAATAATCGATCGCTTTATCTTCTTGTTTCACCTGGTTATAAATTACACCGATATTGTTTAGAATATGACAGGTGTTCAAAAAATCTTCTGTATTAATACTGGATTCATAAGCCTGAATAAAATATTCCAGTGCTTTTTCATAATTTCCGATTTCTTTGTAAACTAAACCGATATTATTGAGTGTTCCTGACTTTAAATCAACACCTCCCGCGTCTTCATATTTTTTTAATGACTTCAGTAAATTATCGAGAGCATTATCATAATCCGCATTTTTTATATAAATGCTGCCAATTGCATTATAACAATATCCAATTCCGGTTTTGTTATCCAGACGAGAAAAAATTTTGATGCATTTTCGATAATAACTTATTGCTTTTTCACTTTCCCGATAATCATAATATAGATCTGCAATACTCCTCAAAGCAGCAGCCTGACCTTCTTGGTAATGGATTTTTTGAGATTCTTCGAGAGCATTTTCAGCGATTTCTAGAGACTTCGCAAAATCCTGTTCTCGAAACAATTTCGAAAGTTCTATCTGAATATCTATTTTTTCTATTCCTTTCGCAGATTCCAATTTTGTTTGTAAACTGTCTATAAT
This genomic interval carries:
- a CDS encoding tetratricopeptide repeat protein, with product MKFRIIVLIFILNIFLQLLSQTPIIDSLQTKLESAKGIEKIDIQIELSKLFREQDFAKSLEIAENALEESQKIHYQEGQAAALRSIADLYYDYRESEKAISYYRKCIKIFSRLDNKTGIGYCYNAIGSIYIKNADYDNALDNLLKSLKKYEDAGGVDLKSGTLNNIGLVYKEIGNYEKALEYFIQAYESSINTEDFLNTCHILNNIGVIYNQVKQEDKAIDYYQQAIELAQKHGEEKIIAQCYNNIGNIFSKNGDFPKALEYYLKALEIKRKDEDQKAIVYPLINIGNVYIEQEKFQEAILYLEEALEISQKNNLKELSRDAFLSLSNVYEAQNKYQRSLKFFQLYSAYKDSIMNEQISEKISNIEIKFETEKKEKEIEIYKL